ATGTTATTCGAGACGCCGTCACCTACACAGAACACGCCAAGAGGAAGACAGTTACCGCCATGGATGTGGTGTACGCGCTCAAGCGCCAGGGCCGCACTCTCTACGGCTTCGGAGGCTAAATGTTCTACTGCCCATTAATCTTATActcaaaggctcttttcagagccacccaCCCACTCATATTAAGAGTTGTGATATTTTGAACGAGGTATCTTCTAGATTTTCATTTAATGCTTTATGGTGCCCAAGTGTTATTGTAGTTGCTGCACTTCGATTGGAGCGCACTCTTTTCTAGCACCATTATAACTTTATACTGTGGATTGTGCGCCCTGCCTTCCTAGAGTAGATTTTGTCGCTGGGCATCTCTCCCGATACAGCCAATTTGTttagagaatttcactgcagcaGAGTAGAGCTGGACACAAACCGCATGGATCTCCCATTAGCCTCTTTGAAATGAATTGCTATGGGCTGGAGTTAACCATGTACCACTGTACTTACAGGGTAGAAATGCCCGATTGATTGGTTGCTCTACCCCTGCCCTAATGGATTGCACGGGGGATACATTGTTACGGGTTATGGTTGTTTCTTCTACACCTTCGAGCCTCATACAAACACCAGTCGCTCGCAATGAGCAAATTTAGTTACTCTAAATATGAAAGAATATCAGCCTTTTTAGCAGGTGtgggtggctctgaaaagagcctttgtgttCAGATTGCGGACAGGGCAGCTCACTTGCTCTTTGTGGATTTAGAACTCTCGGTTTTCTTGGGCAGCAGCACGGACTGGATGTTGGGCAGGACTCCACCCTGAGCGATAGTCACCCCTCCGAGCAGTTTGTTCAATTCCTCATCGTTGCGCACAGCGAGTTGCAGGTGCCTGGGGATAATACGGGTCTTTTTGTTATCTCGGGCAGCGTTCCCAGCCAATTCCAGGATCTCAGCAGTCAGATACTCGAGCACTGCAGCTAAATAGACCGGAGCTCCGGCTCCCACCCGTTCAGCATAGTTGCCTTTTCTCAACAGACGATGAACACGACCAACTGGGAATTGCAGCCCAGCACGAGATGAGCGAGTCTTGGACTTAGCACGGGTTTTTCCTCCTTGTTTGCCTCTGCCAGACATGTTAACAAAACTCTTTTCTCACCGACTAGATAAATTCTAAAATAATACGCAAAAAACCGCTGAACCGCTTATTTATAGAGTGTACTCGGTTCGTTGATTGGGTGAGTTTCAATGCAGCCAATGGTAGAGGTGCTTTAACAGGAACCAACCAAAAGATCACAGGGCTAATCTTTGTGTTGAATGGATAATGATGTATACTCCCCCCTCATAAATTCGTCAGTGACGTCTTTGAAGTAGGCGTTTAGctcatgtgacaaaaatggccAATAGAAAACTCAAAGACAGAGCTGCCTCGTTTGCATGGGAGGACTATAAAAATGATCAGCGATAGAGTTTGGGTACAGTGTATAGAGACAGAATAGCGAGTTTTGTTGAAAATGCCGGAACCAGCAAAGTCCGCGCCAGCCCCGAAGAAGGGATCCAAGAAAGCGGTGACTAAAACCCCAAAGAAAGATGGGAAGAAGCGTAGAAAGAGCAGGAAGGAAAGTTACGCCATTTACGTGTACAAGGTGCTGAAGCAAGTGCACCCCGACACCGGTATTTCCTCCAAGGCCATGGGTATTATGAATTCCTTTGTCAACGATATATTTGAGCGCATTGCAGGGGAAGCCTCCCGCCTGGCTCATTATAACAAACGCTCCACCATCACCTCCCGGGAGATCCAGACCGCGGTCCGCCTGCTGCTGCCTGGGGAACTGGCCAAACACGCCGTGTCCGAGGGCACCAAGGCTGTCACCAAATACACCAGCGCCAAATAACTGCTCCTTCCCTTGTCCTACTTCCAGCAACATAAAGGCTCTTTTAAGAGCCCCCACATCTTATTTTAGGAAGATCTGTAACTTCTCTGAGGCGTGCTAATGAAAAGTAATATTTTAGGGCTTCATATTCTATagtgtgtctgtctcttctcgGACTTTACAAGAAAATGCTTTTGGCGTTCGTGACATCCCTAACTTTCTGTAAATACTTGAGCTTTAACCTCGCTGTGTGAGTCCCTGGTTCTACAGTGTTATCTATAGACAATATAGTACGAGATGTCACTCGCGTTCTCAGTTTCCTTGTTTATTCTGCTCGGTTCTTTTCTAcaactttctcttctttctttcttggcCCACGTTCTCACTGGCTTTTTCTCCCATAAGTCCTCGCTTGCTCTGTTTCCTACAGTTCCCCAAACACTCCCCACCATAGGTAACGCTCAGTTGGGGCTCTACAGTAGCCTGATGTGGGTGTCTGGAGTATTGGCATTATGGGTAATGGGGGGGTATATTAcctgcacaaaaaaataaacccaGGTCCCCAGATATGCCAATAAAACCACTCCAGAAGATGGATAGATTGGGAGCATTGCCTCCCCCCATGCTTGCACAAGCTGAACACCCCTAGTTTCTCTTTAATATTTATCACATGAAGTAATGTTGATATTGATAATATAGATGAATTATGGGAGATTACTTGCCTTTTAAATGAGGTTGGATATAGGAAAAGTGAATCACTTTTAGTGGAatctgtcttgtttttttttctctttttttttttttcgttcttttTCCCACCGCTGTTATATATGAGGTGCAGTACCTCCGGtatgttttagaaatgttttcatcCCAATAACAATATATACATCTTCACCTGCTGGGCCTACTTGTCCTCCACCCAGGCTTTGAGTACCATCCCCCTCTTCCACCAGGTGGGATCCAAAGAGGCTGAGCACATGGCTTCTTCTTTTAATGTATAggtaagccttttattttaaaatccactaaaattactctaaacagtCCAGAAGAATAAATAAAGGTCAGCATTTGCTCCATGTCACTCTTTGTTCCTATCACACTGCTGATAtagactttatatattatataagattCCTTCCCATGGCAGACAGGGATATTAAAAACTAAATGTACCCTATAGAACTGCACTTATCCCAGCAGCAAAACTCTGGCCATGATGCTCCCCCCACATGGTTCCCAATTTCCCACTTGGTCTCTGTTGATGTGAAACCCACCAGCAGAGGCATCTCTGCCTTTAGCCCCTAACCAAACAGCTTTTCAAAACGTGCCTGTGCATCTGATCAATGTTTTCTGAGCTATTCTATTCAGGGCTTCAGCATCCATTACAACAAAACAGGGGCCTAAGGCAAGTCTGAAATTTAGGGTTCAGGGAAAATCCTCAGAGAGGCTTTAGCCAAGCCTTGCAGTATAAGGTTCATATTAACCAGTTTACTCATCATACATATCACCTATTATTTATTTGGCATATAAAACGTATACCCTTGTCCATTTTAGCTCTACACTATTCCTGAAATTATCAGGGTCAAATTTGGGGGGATAAATAGTGCGTGAACAGGCATTAACACTAGAACCAGCTTTGCACTTACCTCTAAACCCCACCAATAAAATACAGTAACCCCAGTCATGCCCATGATATCACTGTAGATTATGGATTGAGAGCATTTTATTAATGCAAGATACACCAGTAAGGTCAGAATGTGGATCACGCAAATCTTGACCTTTAGCTTTGTATAATTTGCACAAGAGAAAGGCTAATAGGAAATGCTGCAGCCACACACAAGACCAGCACATTCTGAAAGCCCCACACCAGTCAGATCAGGGGAAGTAAGGGGGTTAGTCTTCTATATGACTCTTGGATTTCAGTGTGTCTCTCATTTCAGATGGGTTCTCTCTGTCAGGATGTCTGGAATGAGAACAGTCATGGCAGGTTTGTTGCATATGATGGGTGGTAGTGGTGGGACATCTTTACTTTACTTTGTGCCCACCTCTAAAGAGGTCTGAGAAGAGGGCAACAGACAGAAAAGACATGATAACGAGACTGAGAAAAACCAAGATATTTCTTATGTTCCATAGTGACTGGGAGAGGTAAAAGACCAGACAGACTGATGGACTGACAACCAATCATATGGACTGATTTGACTCCATCATGAAACTTCTTATGTTGATGAACAGGAAAGTGAGATGGGTTTGGTGCTCAGGGGACCCAGAGAAACTGCTTGTGCCAGAGTGAGGATATTGATGGACAATAAGTTTGCTGGTGAGGGACAGACATAAGACAAATGAGGCTTCCAGGGGTGATCTTAGCCCCTCCACCGCCTAAGACAGCTTGCTGCTTCCCCCCAATCTCGCCTTTATGTGCTGGAGGGGGACCAGGGAGTCCACAACATCTGCAGGGGTGCCCTGgaggcagggctgatcctatcaaatgtggggcccaattgggaccatgttggcggggcccctagacaaagtgtt
The genomic region above belongs to Xenopus laevis strain J_2021 chromosome 5L, Xenopus_laevis_v10.1, whole genome shotgun sequence and contains:
- the LOC108716547 gene encoding histone H2B 1.2 — encoded protein: MPEPAKSAPAPKKGSKKAVTKTPKKDGKKRRKSRKESYAIYVYKVLKQVHPDTGISSKAMGIMNSFVNDIFERIAGEASRLAHYNKRSTITSREIQTAVRLLLPGELAKHAVSEGTKAVTKYTSAK
- the LOC108716543 gene encoding histone H2A type 2: MSGRGKQGGKTRAKSKTRSSRAGLQFPVGRVHRLLRKGNYAERVGAGAPVYLAAVLEYLTAEILELAGNAARDNKKTRIIPRHLQLAVRNDEELNKLLGGVTIAQGGVLPNIQSVLLPKKTESSKSTKSK